The following proteins are encoded in a genomic region of Nicotiana sylvestris chromosome 4, ASM39365v2, whole genome shotgun sequence:
- the LOC138890439 gene encoding uncharacterized protein has protein sequence MVGEQVLLRVSPMKGVMRFGKKGKLSPRFIGPFEVLRHVEEVAYELALPPSLAGVHPVFHVSMIRKYHSDPTHVLDFSSVQLDKDLSYVEEPVAILDRQVRKLRSKNIASVKVQWRGQPIEEAT, from the coding sequence atggttggagagcaggtctTGCTTCGggtatcacctatgaagggcgtcatgagattcgggaagaagggaaagctgagccctaggttcattggtccttttgaggtattgCGGCATGTtgaggaggttgcttatgagcttgctttgcctcccagcctagcaggagttcatccggtattccacgTTTCCATGATCCGAAAGTATCACAGTGATCCCACTCATGTattagatttcagttcagtccagttggacaaggatctatcttatgttgaggagccagtagcCATTCTGGACAGACAGGTCAGGAAGCtcaggtcaaagaatattgcttcagtaaaggtccagtggaggggtcagccaATCGAGGAGGCAACTTAG